One window of Alkaliphilus metalliredigens QYMF genomic DNA carries:
- the purB gene encoding adenylosuccinate lyase, which produces MDTSLYQNPLIERYASKEISYLFSADYKFTTWRKLWIALAESQQELGVNITDQQIQEMKRHMTTINYDVAKKREKETRHDVMSHVYAFGEQCPQAKGIIHLGATSAFVGDNTDVIVMTEALKLLRKKIINLFHKLAVFSQDYHDLPTLGFTHFQPAQLTTVGKRATLWLHDLLMDFENLEFQIGRMKLRGAKGTTGTQASFLHLLDGDHEKVKSLDKKVAEKMGFNDTYAVTGQTYSRKLDFEVLSVLSGIAQSLHKMTNDIRLLQNLKEIEEPFEKNQIGSSAMAYKRNPMRSERVASLSRYVIAASQNAAMTASTQWFERTLDDSANKRITIPESFLATDAILDITTNICDGLVVYKQVIKQRVESELPFMATENILMEAVRRGGDRQELHEKIRVHSMEAAKQVKIHGNKNDLIQRILSDDEFNLKQEDLEKLLDARNFVGRAPEQVKDFLTEFIQPILDQNKSSIGGKVDLQV; this is translated from the coding sequence TTGGATACATCACTATATCAAAATCCTTTAATTGAAAGATATGCAAGTAAAGAAATCTCTTATTTGTTTTCTGCAGATTACAAATTTACCACGTGGAGAAAATTATGGATTGCATTGGCAGAATCACAACAAGAGTTGGGAGTTAATATTACAGACCAACAAATTCAAGAAATGAAACGACATATGACTACCATCAACTATGATGTTGCCAAAAAAAGAGAGAAAGAAACAAGACATGATGTCATGTCTCATGTATACGCTTTTGGAGAGCAATGTCCCCAGGCAAAGGGAATTATTCATTTAGGCGCAACCAGTGCTTTTGTTGGTGACAATACAGATGTCATTGTGATGACAGAAGCTTTAAAATTACTTAGAAAAAAAATAATCAACCTATTTCATAAATTAGCAGTCTTTAGCCAAGACTATCATGATTTACCCACATTGGGTTTTACTCATTTTCAACCTGCACAGCTTACAACAGTAGGTAAAAGAGCAACCCTATGGCTCCATGATCTATTAATGGACTTTGAGAACCTTGAATTTCAGATAGGAAGAATGAAGTTGAGAGGTGCTAAGGGGACAACAGGTACACAGGCAAGCTTTTTACATCTGTTAGATGGGGATCATGAAAAGGTGAAATCCTTGGACAAGAAAGTGGCTGAAAAGATGGGCTTTAATGATACTTACGCAGTTACAGGACAAACCTATTCTAGAAAGCTTGATTTTGAGGTGTTATCTGTATTAAGTGGCATTGCCCAAAGCTTACATAAAATGACCAATGATATCCGTTTACTTCAAAATCTTAAGGAGATTGAGGAACCCTTTGAAAAGAATCAAATAGGGTCTTCAGCAATGGCCTATAAAAGAAATCCAATGAGAAGTGAGCGTGTTGCCTCCCTATCTCGTTATGTCATCGCAGCATCACAGAATGCGGCTATGACGGCTTCTACTCAATGGTTCGAACGTACACTAGATGATTCTGCTAATAAGCGAATTACGATTCCTGAGTCCTTTTTAGCCACAGATGCCATTTTAGACATTACAACCAATATATGCGATGGATTAGTGGTCTATAAGCAAGTCATTAAACAACGAGTTGAAAGTGAACTGCCTTTTATGGCTACTGAAAATATTTTAATGGAAGCAGTGAGACGTGGAGGAGATAGACAAGAGTTACATGAAAAGATTCGAGTACACTCAATGGAAGCCGCAAAGCAAGTTAAAATTCATGGTAATAAAAATGATTTAATTCAGCGGATTTTATCTGATGATGAGTTTAACTTAAAGCAAGAAGATTTAGAGAAACTATTAGATGCAAGAAATTTTGTTGGAAGGGCACCAGAACAAGTAAAGGACTTCCTTACGGAGTTTATTCAACCTATCTTAGATCAGAACAAATCTAGTATCGGTGGTAAAGTGGACCTTCAAGTATAA
- a CDS encoding pyridoxal phosphate-dependent aminotransferase gives MKVELSKKGLSVSSSITLAIDSKAKQMKAEGMNVISFGVGEPDFQTPDYIKQAAIKAIEEKSIGYTPAPGMLQLRQSICNKLASDNELEYLPQHIIVSNGAKHSVYNIFQAVCNPGDEVIIPVPYWVSYPEHVKMADAIPVYIDCPEENDFKMKPEDFLAAISSKTKAIILNSPSNPTGAVYSKKELEQIAKIAVDHNILVVSDEIYEKLIYGNEKHVSIASLNSEIKDLTIVINGMSKGYAMTGWRIGYTASNSEIAKIMSNIQSHATSNPNTVAQYASIEALERDQSSIETMRLAFDERRKYMINRVNEIQNLSCIAPNGAFYIMMNISQLIGKVVDGKIINGSMDFAEVLLDRTHVAVVPGIAFGVDHLVRLSYANSMENITEGLNRIDKFLNE, from the coding sequence ATGAAAGTTGAACTTTCTAAAAAAGGTCTATCAGTTTCTTCATCAATCACATTAGCAATTGATAGTAAGGCTAAGCAAATGAAAGCCGAAGGGATGAACGTCATTAGTTTTGGAGTAGGAGAACCAGATTTTCAAACTCCAGATTACATAAAACAAGCTGCCATTAAGGCAATAGAAGAAAAGAGTATTGGCTATACACCAGCACCTGGTATGCTGCAATTAAGACAATCCATTTGCAATAAATTAGCCAGTGACAATGAATTGGAGTACCTTCCTCAACACATTATTGTCTCCAATGGAGCCAAGCATTCTGTGTATAATATTTTTCAAGCTGTCTGCAATCCTGGAGATGAAGTTATTATTCCTGTGCCCTATTGGGTTAGTTATCCTGAACATGTTAAAATGGCCGATGCAATTCCAGTCTATATAGACTGTCCTGAAGAAAATGATTTTAAGATGAAGCCCGAAGATTTCCTGGCTGCTATCTCTTCTAAAACTAAGGCAATTATATTGAACAGTCCATCAAACCCTACAGGGGCAGTTTATTCAAAAAAAGAATTAGAGCAGATAGCAAAGATTGCAGTTGACCATAATATTCTTGTGGTTTCAGACGAAATATATGAGAAACTTATCTACGGAAATGAGAAGCATGTAAGTATTGCCAGTTTAAATAGTGAAATTAAAGACCTTACCATTGTCATAAACGGAATGTCAAAGGGATATGCAATGACTGGGTGGAGAATTGGTTATACCGCCTCTAATTCAGAAATCGCAAAGATAATGTCAAACATTCAAAGTCATGCCACCTCAAATCCTAATACAGTTGCCCAGTATGCTAGTATTGAAGCTCTTGAAAGGGATCAGTCTTCTATTGAAACCATGCGATTAGCCTTTGATGAAAGAAGAAAGTATATGATTAATCGAGTCAATGAGATACAAAATTTGTCATGTATTGCGCCAAACGGTGCTTTTTACATTATGATGAACATTTCTCAATTGATTGGAAAAGTAGTTGATGGAAAAATAATCAATGGTTCAATGGACTTTGCTGAAGTATTATTGGATCGGACACATGTTGCAGTGGTGCCTGGTATTGCCTTTGGTGTAGACCACTTAGTTCGACTATCCTACGCTAATTCTATGGAAAACATAACTGAAGGCTTAAATCGTATTGATAAATTTCTAAATGAATAA
- a CDS encoding PadR family transcriptional regulator, with protein MSQYKGERSRQFPSKLSTTQFVKLYILHLLNERSFYGNEIIDEIKVRLSHVWVPSPGMIYPLLRDLESNDYISGWWEEPDKRSIRYYRITDEGIEHYKVIKRTYKASLEDSLKLIQYIMQDIYQR; from the coding sequence ATGTCTCAATATAAAGGAGAGCGTTCAAGACAATTTCCTTCCAAATTAAGCACAACACAGTTTGTTAAGCTTTATATACTTCACTTGTTGAATGAACGAAGCTTCTACGGAAACGAAATTATTGATGAAATAAAAGTGCGTCTTTCTCATGTTTGGGTGCCTAGTCCAGGGATGATTTACCCACTCTTACGTGACTTAGAAAGCAATGATTACATAAGTGGTTGGTGGGAAGAACCGGATAAAAGATCAATCCGCTACTATCGAATTACAGACGAAGGAATTGAACACTACAAAGTCATTAAACGAACATACAAAGCCTCTCTTGAGGACTCGTTAAAGCTGATTCAGTACATAATGCAGGATATTTATCAAAGGTAA
- a CDS encoding PHP domain-containing protein, which translates to MKYIDMHTHTTASDGNLSPSQLIDYAVAKGLNGIAITDHDSINGLEEAQLQSRKYHDFYFIPGIELSTVHHNEEVHILGYDINVESPQLFNILQKLQDARTERAGKIISKLQKLGFIISYEEVLERISTSGVIGRPHIANLLVEKKYIPSVSIAFEKYLNQGCPAYVSRYKLTPFEAVDIINRAGGQAVIAHPGLLKDLHILHDILESNIAGIEVYHSDHTTEHVSQFLDMAQKHNLGITGGSDFHCASSNIGMHGDLGSVKVPLENAKRLLSKRG; encoded by the coding sequence ATGAAATATATCGATATGCATACCCATACAACAGCTTCTGATGGGAATTTATCACCAAGTCAACTAATTGATTATGCAGTGGCTAAAGGCTTAAATGGAATCGCTATCACAGATCATGATTCCATCAATGGTTTAGAAGAAGCTCAGTTGCAAAGTAGAAAATATCATGATTTCTATTTTATCCCTGGTATAGAACTCAGTACAGTCCATCATAATGAAGAAGTTCATATACTTGGCTATGATATAAATGTAGAATCACCTCAATTATTTAATATCCTTCAAAAACTTCAGGATGCACGGACTGAGCGCGCTGGTAAAATAATTAGTAAACTTCAAAAATTGGGTTTCATCATATCCTACGAAGAGGTACTAGAGAGGATATCAACTTCAGGCGTCATTGGACGCCCTCATATAGCAAATTTATTAGTTGAAAAAAAATATATTCCTTCAGTTTCCATAGCATTTGAAAAATATTTGAATCAGGGTTGTCCTGCATATGTGTCACGATATAAGTTGACACCCTTTGAAGCGGTTGATATCATTAATAGAGCAGGGGGACAAGCGGTTATTGCACACCCTGGATTACTCAAAGACCTTCATATACTTCATGACATCTTAGAAAGCAATATTGCCGGAATTGAAGTCTATCACTCTGACCATACCACTGAGCATGTTTCTCAATTTTTAGATATGGCTCAAAAACATAATCTAGGTATAACAGGTGGCTCGGATTTCCATTGTGCTTCAAGTAACATAGGAATGCATGGAGACTTAGGTAGTGTAAAGGTTCCTTTGGAGAATGCTAAACGATTACTATCTAAAAGGGGGTAA
- a CDS encoding stage V sporulation protein S, with protein sequence MEVLRVSAKSNPNSVAGALAGVLRERGTAEIQAIGAGAINQSVKAVAIARGFVAPSGLDLICIPAFTDIEIDGEERTAIKFIVEPR encoded by the coding sequence ATGGAAGTACTAAGAGTATCAGCAAAATCAAACCCAAATTCTGTAGCAGGAGCATTAGCCGGTGTTTTAAGAGAACGTGGAACTGCTGAAATTCAAGCCATCGGTGCTGGCGCAATCAACCAATCCGTAAAAGCAGTTGCAATAGCAAGAGGATTTGTAGCGCCCAGTGGATTAGATTTGATTTGTATACCCGCTTTCACTGATATAGAAATAGATGGTGAAGAAAGAACTGCCATTAAATTCATAGTTGAACCTAGATAA
- the rny gene encoding ribonuclease Y, translating to MNILDAILFLAAAVVGCLIGYFIRKNIAEGKINSAEELAKKIKDDADKNAETTKKEVLLEAKEEIHKLRNEFERESRERRNELQRVERRLMQKEESLDKKSETLEQKDDRLSRKLRDLETKEEEIKLLYNKEVQKLEELSGLTSQQARELLLSDVEKEVKYEAAMMVKDIETKAKDDADKKAREIITLAIQKCAADHVAETTVTVVQLPNDEMKGRIIGREGRNIRTLETLTGIDLIIDDTPEAVILSGFDPIRREVARIALEKLIADGRIHPARIEEMVEKAKKEVENILKEEGEQATFDTGVHGLHPELIRLLGRLKYRTSYGQNVLKHAIEVSHLAGLMATELGADPKLAKRAGLLHDIGKAVDHEVEGTHIEIGMELLRKYKETKDVIHAMSTHHGDFEPETIEAILVTAADAISAARPGARRETLESYIKRLEKLEDIANNYDGVEKSFAIQAGREIRIIVKPEVYNDDEIYMFAREITKKIEADLEYPGQIKVNVIRETRAIEYAK from the coding sequence ATTAATATCTTAGATGCTATTTTATTTCTAGCTGCAGCTGTAGTAGGATGCCTTATCGGCTATTTTATTCGCAAGAATATTGCGGAGGGAAAAATTAACAGTGCTGAAGAATTGGCAAAAAAAATTAAAGATGACGCAGATAAAAATGCAGAAACGACGAAAAAAGAAGTACTGTTAGAAGCAAAGGAAGAGATTCACAAGCTTCGCAATGAGTTTGAACGAGAAAGTAGAGAGAGGCGTAATGAACTACAACGTGTAGAAAGACGATTAATGCAAAAAGAAGAAAGTTTAGATAAAAAATCTGAAACTTTAGAACAAAAAGATGATAGACTATCACGCAAGTTAAGGGATTTAGAGACAAAAGAAGAAGAAATTAAACTATTGTATAACAAAGAAGTTCAAAAGCTTGAGGAACTTTCAGGTTTAACTTCTCAACAAGCAAGAGAACTTCTATTAAGTGATGTTGAGAAAGAAGTTAAATATGAGGCTGCCATGATGGTAAAGGATATTGAAACTAAGGCTAAAGATGATGCTGACAAAAAAGCCAGAGAAATTATTACCCTTGCCATCCAAAAATGTGCTGCTGACCATGTTGCTGAAACAACTGTCACTGTAGTACAACTTCCTAATGATGAGATGAAAGGTCGTATTATAGGAAGAGAAGGTAGAAATATTCGTACCCTTGAGACGTTAACAGGGATTGACTTAATCATTGATGATACACCGGAAGCAGTTATTTTATCAGGATTTGATCCGATCAGACGTGAAGTGGCGCGAATCGCATTAGAAAAGTTGATTGCAGATGGTCGAATTCATCCTGCAAGAATTGAAGAAATGGTTGAAAAAGCAAAAAAAGAGGTAGAAAACATTCTCAAAGAAGAAGGCGAACAAGCGACGTTTGATACTGGCGTTCACGGGTTACATCCCGAACTAATAAGATTACTTGGTCGTTTGAAATACCGGACAAGTTATGGACAAAATGTATTAAAGCATGCTATTGAGGTCTCACATTTAGCTGGACTAATGGCTACTGAATTAGGGGCAGACCCTAAGCTTGCTAAAAGAGCTGGACTACTTCATGATATTGGAAAAGCTGTTGACCACGAAGTGGAAGGTACCCATATTGAGATTGGTATGGAACTATTAAGAAAATATAAAGAAACTAAAGATGTGATTCATGCGATGTCTACTCATCATGGAGACTTTGAACCTGAAACCATTGAAGCGATCTTAGTCACTGCTGCAGATGCTATTTCTGCTGCCCGTCCAGGTGCACGACGTGAAACATTAGAGTCATATATTAAAAGACTCGAAAAACTAGAAGATATTGCTAATAATTATGATGGTGTTGAAAAGTCTTTTGCAATACAAGCTGGACGTGAAATAAGAATCATTGTTAAACCTGAAGTATATAATGATGATGAAATTTACATGTTTGCAAGAGAGATTACTAAAAAAATAGAAGCTGATCTTGAATATCCAGGACAAATTAAAGTGAATGTGATTCGGGAAACCAGAGCTATTGAATATGCTAAATAA
- the recA gene encoding recombinase RecA, whose product MEKKKALDVAISQIEKQFGKGSIMKLGEDSKLSLECISTGSIDLDVAIGIGGVPRGRVVEIYGPESSGKTTVSLHIIAEAQKNGGSAAFIDAEHALDPIYARKLGVDTENLIVSQPDTGEQALEIAEALVRSGAIDVIVVDSVAALVPKAEIEGEMGDSHMGLQARLMSQALRKLSGSINKSNTTAIFINQLREKIGVMFGNPETTTGGRALKFYASVRLDVRRIDVIKQGNDIIGNRTRVKVVKNKIAPPFKQAEFDIMYGEGISKTGDVLDVASNLEIIKKAGAWYSYGDHRLGQGRENSKQFLKENPDIFLEVENKIREHHNLPLVSRPVVVQSPQKEVAEKEV is encoded by the coding sequence ATGGAGAAAAAAAAAGCGCTTGATGTAGCTATTAGCCAAATCGAAAAGCAATTTGGAAAAGGCTCAATTATGAAATTAGGAGAAGACTCTAAATTAAGCTTAGAATGTATTTCTACTGGCTCTATTGATCTAGATGTTGCCATTGGAATAGGAGGGGTCCCACGGGGAAGAGTTGTGGAAATCTATGGTCCTGAGTCCTCAGGTAAAACAACTGTTTCACTTCATATTATCGCAGAGGCACAAAAAAATGGGGGATCAGCTGCTTTTATTGATGCTGAGCATGCCCTTGACCCCATATATGCTAGAAAACTAGGAGTAGATACAGAAAACTTAATTGTTTCTCAGCCCGATACTGGTGAACAAGCTCTAGAAATAGCTGAAGCATTAGTACGAAGTGGTGCTATTGATGTTATCGTTGTTGATTCCGTTGCTGCTCTCGTACCTAAGGCAGAGATTGAAGGTGAGATGGGCGATTCTCATATGGGATTACAAGCAAGATTAATGTCCCAAGCTTTAAGAAAGCTATCTGGATCCATCAACAAATCAAATACAACCGCAATATTCATTAACCAACTAAGAGAGAAAATTGGTGTCATGTTTGGAAATCCAGAAACCACAACGGGGGGACGTGCATTAAAGTTCTACGCTTCAGTTCGACTAGATGTTAGAAGGATCGACGTTATTAAACAGGGAAATGATATCATTGGAAATAGAACCAGAGTTAAAGTTGTTAAAAATAAAATTGCACCTCCTTTTAAACAAGCAGAATTTGATATTATGTATGGTGAAGGTATTTCCAAGACAGGTGATGTCTTAGATGTGGCAAGTAACTTAGAAATAATCAAAAAAGCTGGTGCATGGTATAGCTATGGAGATCACAGACTAGGCCAAGGTCGTGAAAATTCCAAACAGTTCTTAAAGGAAAACCCCGATATATTTTTAGAGGTTGAAAATAAAATTAGAGAACATCATAATCTTCCACTGGTGAGTAGACCTGTGGTTGTCCAATCCCCACAAAAAGAGGTAGCTGAAAAAGAAGTATAA
- the pgsA gene encoding CDP-diacylglycerol--glycerol-3-phosphate 3-phosphatidyltransferase: MNLANKLTILRIFLIPLFMMFLLSRVPYGVTIAAGIFIIAAITDTLDGYIARKKNQITTFGKFMDPLADKLLVSAALISLVQMGRLSAWIVVVIISREFTISVLRAVAAAEGIVISASWWGKAKTITQILAIIFILLDNFPFHYINFPFDVIMLWVAVIFTIISGIDYLRINKHVLKH; encoded by the coding sequence ATGAATCTAGCAAATAAGTTAACGATACTAAGAATTTTCTTGATACCATTATTTATGATGTTTTTACTAAGTAGGGTCCCCTATGGTGTCACCATTGCGGCGGGTATTTTCATCATTGCAGCCATTACAGATACTTTAGATGGCTATATCGCTAGGAAAAAAAATCAAATCACTACTTTTGGAAAGTTTATGGATCCTTTAGCTGACAAACTTCTAGTTTCGGCTGCATTAATTTCCTTAGTGCAAATGGGTAGATTATCCGCTTGGATTGTGGTGGTGATCATTTCTCGAGAATTTACAATCAGTGTACTTAGGGCTGTGGCAGCAGCTGAAGGGATTGTTATTTCTGCTAGCTGGTGGGGAAAAGCCAAAACCATTACACAAATACTTGCAATTATTTTTATTTTACTAGATAATTTTCCTTTTCACTACATTAACTTTCCATTTGATGTCATCATGCTTTGGGTAGCTGTTATTTTTACGATTATTTCAGGCATTGATTATCTAAGAATTAATAAGCATGTTTTAAAGCATTAG
- the rimO gene encoding 30S ribosomal protein S12 methylthiotransferase RimO — MPLSVYVESLGCSKNLIDAEVMLGILNQYGYKLTNNEVKADVIIVNTCGFIEAAKEESINKIIELGQLKKDKLKLLIVAGCLGERYQKDLLEELPEVDAIVGTGGYHEIVKVIHQTMKGQRIVEIGDINRPYDETLPRIQTTASHSAYIKISDGCDNYCTYCIIPKLRGKYRSRKMENIIQEAQTLANNGVKEIILIAQDTTRYGIDLYDEYRLSALLDKLSEVEGIQWIRILYCYPEMITDELIATIKNNDKVCKYIDIPIQHCSTKILKLMNRRTSKEEIVSLIEKLKKNVPNIVIRTSIIVGFPGESEEDFNELKAFIEDIKFDRLGVFTYSQEEGTPAAQLAEQVPSELKESRQKILMELQQRISLNKNRLYIGQSIEVLIEEEIAEKTEYLGRSQGDAPEIDGIVYVKSTVPLCVGQIVKVKIENALEYDLMGEGIHESSK; from the coding sequence ATGCCTTTATCAGTTTATGTTGAATCATTAGGATGCTCTAAAAATCTAATCGATGCAGAAGTCATGTTAGGTATACTCAATCAATATGGGTATAAGCTCACAAACAATGAAGTGAAAGCAGACGTTATTATCGTGAATACATGTGGCTTTATCGAAGCGGCAAAGGAAGAGTCTATCAATAAAATTATTGAATTAGGCCAATTGAAGAAAGATAAACTTAAATTATTAATTGTCGCTGGATGTTTAGGTGAGCGATATCAAAAAGATCTACTAGAAGAACTCCCTGAGGTAGATGCCATTGTTGGGACTGGTGGTTACCATGAAATTGTGAAGGTTATTCACCAAACAATGAAAGGGCAACGGATTGTTGAAATTGGAGACATTAACAGACCATACGATGAAACACTTCCACGAATTCAAACCACGGCATCTCACAGTGCATACATTAAAATTTCTGATGGATGCGATAATTACTGTACCTATTGTATTATTCCCAAACTAAGAGGAAAATACAGAAGTAGAAAAATGGAGAATATTATTCAGGAAGCCCAGACTTTAGCGAACAATGGTGTGAAGGAAATAATATTAATTGCTCAAGATACAACTCGGTACGGGATTGATTTATATGATGAGTATAGGTTAAGTGCTTTGTTAGATAAATTATCTGAAGTTGAAGGGATTCAATGGATTCGAATATTGTATTGTTACCCAGAGATGATCACTGACGAGTTAATTGCCACAATTAAAAACAATGATAAAGTATGTAAATATATTGATATCCCTATACAGCATTGCAGTACAAAGATATTAAAATTGATGAATAGAAGAACTTCAAAAGAAGAAATTGTTTCTTTAATCGAAAAACTTAAGAAAAATGTGCCTAATATAGTAATTCGAACATCAATTATCGTAGGTTTTCCTGGAGAATCTGAAGAGGATTTCAATGAATTGAAGGCTTTTATTGAAGATATAAAGTTTGATCGACTAGGTGTTTTCACTTACTCTCAGGAAGAAGGTACTCCTGCAGCTCAACTAGCTGAACAAGTTCCTAGTGAACTTAAAGAATCAAGACAGAAAATACTAATGGAACTTCAACAAAGAATTTCTTTAAATAAAAACAGACTGTATATTGGTCAATCGATTGAAGTGTTAATAGAAGAAGAAATTGCTGAAAAAACAGAATATCTTGGTAGAAGTCAAGGAGATGCTCCTGAGATTGACGGTATTGTTTATGTTAAGTCTACTGTGCCTCTTTGTGTTGGGCAAATTGTCAAGGTGAAAATTGAGAATGCTTTAGAGTATGATTTGATGGGAGAGGGTATTCATGAATCTAGCAAATAA
- the mnmH gene encoding tRNA 2-selenouridine(34) synthase MnmH: MNKTINDDIEGEKVINKIDINSALTIKNAVFIDVRSPKEFAEGTIPGAINIPLLDNNERIVVGTIYKQQSPEEAKVKGLEFISYKLVDIYKEVLKLSHQYSNVIIFCWRGGLRSASVVNLLTELGIKTQQLIGGYKSYRKEVMNFFDNLPMDYSFVVLHGLTGVGKTEMIEALEEKGIATLDLEDLAQNSGSVFGNVNYQYNKVPQKQFESELYHRFLMLNSKNIIVESESSRIGAVHIPKNLYNRILDGKHILLETSMEGRINRLVNAYASYDSTEHKDILKEAISKLEKRFGTQKTNECLKLIDNGEYEKVTKELITNYYDPLYNKSIDHLESNIKISFEDINDAIDEIVSYYSQLEGKI; the protein is encoded by the coding sequence ATGAACAAAACAATAAATGATGACATAGAAGGTGAAAAAGTGATAAATAAAATTGATATTAATTCGGCACTAACAATTAAAAATGCAGTTTTTATTGATGTGCGTTCTCCCAAAGAGTTTGCCGAAGGGACGATTCCTGGGGCTATTAACATCCCGCTACTTGATAATAATGAAAGAATAGTAGTCGGAACCATCTATAAGCAACAAAGTCCTGAGGAAGCTAAAGTAAAGGGCCTAGAGTTTATTTCTTATAAACTAGTTGATATTTATAAAGAAGTACTTAAACTGAGTCACCAATATAGCAATGTCATTATTTTCTGTTGGCGGGGCGGACTAAGAAGTGCTTCTGTTGTGAATTTACTAACTGAACTAGGTATTAAAACACAGCAGTTAATTGGTGGGTATAAAAGCTATCGAAAGGAAGTCATGAATTTCTTTGATAATCTACCCATGGACTACTCATTTGTCGTTCTCCATGGACTCACAGGAGTCGGTAAGACGGAAATGATAGAAGCATTAGAAGAGAAAGGAATTGCGACACTAGACCTTGAAGACCTAGCTCAAAACAGTGGTTCGGTTTTTGGTAATGTTAATTACCAATATAATAAGGTGCCTCAAAAACAGTTTGAAAGTGAGCTTTACCATCGATTTTTAATGCTTAACTCCAAAAATATCATAGTAGAGAGTGAAAGCTCTCGTATAGGTGCTGTACATATTCCAAAAAACCTATATAATAGAATATTAGATGGAAAACATATTTTATTAGAAACTTCAATGGAGGGTAGGATAAATCGTCTAGTTAATGCCTATGCTTCATATGACTCTACTGAACACAAAGATATATTAAAAGAGGCAATTTCAAAGCTGGAAAAGCGTTTTGGAACACAAAAAACAAATGAATGCTTGAAGTTAATTGACAATGGAGAATATGAAAAAGTAACAAAAGAGTTGATCACTAACTATTATGATCCATTATATAATAAATCGATTGATCACCTTGAATCAAATATAAAAATTTCATTTGAAGATATCAATGATGCAATAGATGAAATCGTAAGTTATTACTCTCAATTAGAAGGGAAGATCTAA